A stretch of Candidatus Hydrogenedentota bacterium DNA encodes these proteins:
- a CDS encoding S8 family serine peptidase, with product MDSVQLEALDRHRNRAAVIRVKPGKAKREVRNMLHNLRKMPEVEDARPVYEVAPDAEELETEYLYASFPVATPESEVQTLAAEYDIEILEKIDYSAIGKTGYRFRVPSRNPASTVAIANRLQESGKPIEAAPSFSHLYETWASVEDDGHPNDPLYGSTPHNLSPHRQYTLFNNGYSVQCNDDPCEDDCQNHECEPGTPGYCGTFDKGHINAPGAWKILYESNPEYGFNLKPPFDTHPDVVVAGIDNGVMLDYITSPKAGISDSECPHCTAEDKDENRYRGHPDFYASDIVGEGEGEGEEIHGIRPDDYAKSNQWINWQEVNNVIEHGPGNYDGNSRANDFFGWDFAGNADTTGYPAWDGGDPWPYPVDDPLLWGIAHGNEGISEVAARGNNGYGMAGICWHAKVMPIRYTSFYMSVGLGGDTLYDKNMADAVKYAADSGAHVIALLALTRSYYPESYDAICYARKKGCVVVVPASNINQDIGDPANPNVVYPAVLPEVITVGAVNYAGQRCNNIDFGGVRGSNYGWMLDVMAPSGSKKIPGHACCMKNDYVTPNSDNLCPKMSTGPWALFFPNAGANETGAPEMYFTYQGTSAAYPHAAGLAALLLTVNINLSQSEVQAIMQWTAKDLCYEDDYGYKPYCQDKEHYNELQLLHPATGCTVDGKRDKETGWGILDCEAAVKKAMKTRFAVTAPPFSRHNHATDATENIEFYKDAFSIDEDGDFAIEGMVKPSASELDLTVAEDTPQFVLRNAEGDVVVRFDPEWTWSSSRTEDQWPTLYLAGDFIHHDWIVASEGEGEGEGDPPVLEPPNGSLIVKDHEGTVVGYFSAVDDVVNDIPAGSLVVRGRAFQGGDPDPQMFKTELLVWDNFEDQELTVPTVYSEDYYASLPPWDPVSGMNDWIIADDSPNPEHLVLKSNGAWSQNHSKDVIRILLPPATEANPNPGDLDLTLDFEYTGSAYSTRGYSRFVFRRNPEDMVYVELRDPENTGTITHIDLQKDEQTLLYDGSTPLEDIPLSHIFYHAPDGTNMDGRDSNHPETRLGPLVPGTWYEMHIQAQGEVVRVWMRERDSSDKARRAWAEVIPFHDIFDPQDPLYPHKAAYANCHFPGAVTEDPAIHVGMIVAHTPTDLREWSFDDISIVKSTVSQPPCE from the coding sequence ATGGATTCGGTTCAGTTGGAGGCGCTTGATCGGCATCGTAACCGTGCGGCAGTGATCCGTGTCAAACCCGGCAAGGCCAAGCGCGAGGTGCGCAACATGCTCCACAATCTGCGCAAAATGCCCGAGGTGGAGGATGCCCGGCCGGTGTATGAAGTCGCGCCGGACGCCGAGGAACTCGAAACCGAATACCTGTATGCCAGTTTTCCGGTTGCGACGCCCGAATCCGAAGTCCAGACGCTCGCCGCCGAATACGATATCGAAATTCTCGAAAAGATCGACTATTCCGCGATAGGCAAAACCGGATACCGTTTCCGGGTTCCTTCCCGCAATCCGGCCAGCACCGTCGCCATCGCGAATCGGCTGCAAGAGAGCGGCAAGCCCATCGAGGCGGCGCCCTCTTTTTCGCATTTGTATGAAACATGGGCGTCGGTCGAGGACGACGGCCATCCAAACGATCCGCTGTACGGTTCCACGCCCCATAATCTTTCCCCGCACCGCCAGTACACCCTTTTCAACAACGGCTACTCCGTTCAGTGTAACGACGACCCGTGCGAGGACGATTGCCAGAATCACGAGTGCGAGCCTGGAACGCCCGGCTATTGCGGAACTTTCGACAAGGGCCATATCAACGCGCCGGGCGCATGGAAAATCCTCTATGAATCCAACCCGGAATACGGATTCAATCTGAAACCGCCTTTCGACACGCACCCGGACGTGGTCGTCGCGGGCATAGACAACGGCGTCATGCTCGATTACATCACTTCGCCCAAAGCGGGAATCTCCGATTCGGAATGTCCCCATTGCACGGCGGAAGACAAGGATGAAAACAGATACCGGGGCCATCCGGACTTCTATGCATCGGATATCGTGGGCGAAGGGGAAGGCGAGGGCGAGGAAATCCACGGCATCAGGCCGGACGACTATGCGAAGAGCAACCAATGGATCAACTGGCAGGAAGTGAACAACGTCATCGAACACGGCCCCGGAAACTACGACGGCAACAGCAGGGCAAACGACTTTTTCGGCTGGGACTTCGCAGGCAACGCGGACACGACCGGATATCCCGCATGGGATGGGGGCGACCCTTGGCCCTATCCCGTGGACGATCCCCTGTTGTGGGGGATTGCGCACGGCAACGAAGGCATCAGCGAGGTGGCCGCGCGCGGCAACAATGGCTACGGAATGGCCGGTATTTGCTGGCACGCGAAGGTCATGCCCATTCGTTATACCAGCTTTTATATGTCCGTCGGGCTTGGCGGCGACACGCTATACGATAAAAACATGGCCGATGCCGTGAAGTATGCCGCCGATTCCGGTGCGCACGTGATCGCTTTGTTGGCCCTTACACGGTCTTATTATCCCGAGAGTTACGATGCGATATGTTACGCGCGCAAAAAAGGATGCGTTGTGGTCGTTCCGGCCAGCAATATCAATCAGGACATCGGCGATCCGGCCAATCCGAATGTCGTTTATCCCGCCGTTCTGCCCGAAGTCATTACGGTCGGCGCCGTGAACTATGCCGGCCAGCGCTGCAACAACATCGATTTTGGCGGGGTTCGTGGAAGCAACTACGGGTGGATGCTCGACGTCATGGCGCCTTCCGGCAGCAAGAAGATTCCCGGCCATGCGTGCTGCATGAAAAACGATTATGTTACGCCGAACTCAGATAATCTCTGCCCCAAAATGTCGACGGGGCCGTGGGCGCTCTTTTTTCCCAATGCGGGGGCAAACGAGACCGGCGCTCCCGAGATGTACTTCACCTATCAGGGCACGTCGGCGGCCTATCCGCATGCGGCGGGCTTGGCGGCCCTGCTCCTGACCGTAAACATCAACCTCTCGCAATCGGAAGTGCAGGCCATCATGCAGTGGACCGCGAAAGACCTGTGCTATGAAGACGACTATGGCTACAAGCCGTACTGCCAAGACAAGGAGCACTACAACGAACTCCAACTCCTCCATCCCGCCACCGGTTGCACGGTTGACGGCAAACGGGACAAGGAGACGGGATGGGGAATTCTTGACTGCGAAGCCGCGGTGAAGAAAGCCATGAAAACGCGGTTCGCGGTCACGGCGCCGCCGTTCAGCCGGCACAACCACGCGACGGATGCGACGGAGAATATCGAGTTCTACAAGGACGCCTTCTCGATCGACGAGGATGGCGATTTCGCCATCGAAGGCATGGTCAAACCGTCGGCCAGCGAACTGGATCTCACCGTGGCCGAGGACACCCCGCAGTTCGTGCTGCGAAATGCCGAAGGCGATGTGGTCGTGCGTTTCGATCCGGAATGGACATGGAGTTCGAGCCGGACGGAAGACCAATGGCCGACGCTCTACCTCGCCGGGGATTTCATCCATCACGATTGGATTGTCGCGAGTGAAGGGGAAGGCGAGGGCGAAGGAGATCCGCCCGTTCTCGAACCGCCCAATGGTTCGCTGATTGTCAAGGATCACGAAGGAACGGTGGTGGGGTATTTCAGCGCGGTGGACGACGTGGTGAACGATATTCCCGCCGGCAGCCTCGTCGTGCGCGGGCGGGCGTTCCAGGGCGGCGATCCCGACCCGCAGATGTTCAAGACCGAACTGCTCGTCTGGGACAACTTCGAAGACCAGGAGTTGACCGTGCCAACGGTGTATTCAGAAGACTACTATGCAAGTCTGCCGCCGTGGGACCCGGTCAGCGGCATGAACGACTGGATTATCGCCGACGACTCGCCCAATCCGGAACATCTCGTCTTAAAGAGTAACGGCGCGTGGAGCCAGAACCATTCCAAGGATGTCATTCGGATACTGCTGCCGCCCGCGACTGAGGCAAATCCGAATCCGGGCGACCTGGACCTGACGCTGGATTTTGAGTATACAGGGTCCGCTTACTCGACGCGCGGATACTCGCGGTTCGTATTTCGCCGAAATCCTGAAGACATGGTCTACGTCGAATTGCGCGATCCGGAGAACACCGGAACTATTACGCATATCGATTTGCAGAAGGATGAGCAGACCCTGCTGTATGATGGATCAACCCCGCTTGAGGACATACCCCTCAGCCACATCTTCTATCACGCGCCCGATGGCACGAACATGGACGGCCGGGATTCGAATCATCCAGAGACCCGACTCGGGCCGCTTGTGCCTGGAACCTGGTACGAAATGCATATCCAAGCGCAAGGAGAGGTGGTCCGGGTGTGGATGCGCGAGCGGGACTCGTCCGACAAAGCCCGTCGTGCCTGGGCCGAGGTCATTCCCTTCCATGACATTTTTGATCCACAGGATCCGCTCTATCCGCACAAGGCGGCTTATGCGAATTGTCACTTTCCCGGCGCCGTTACGGAAGATCCTGCCATCCACGTAGGGATGATCGTAGCGCACACTCCTACGGACCTGCGCGAATGGAGCTTCGACGACATATCTATCGTGAAGTCCACCGTTTCGCAGCCTCCATGCGAATGA
- a CDS encoding aldose 1-epimerase family protein, giving the protein MIELYGKKYRVADLRRRVGNMDQIAGIRTVQLDDGNERPARAAILHTGTGLELTVLLDRCLDISAASHNQRAMGWRSATGDVAPQYFEAEGLRWLRSYFGGLVTTCGLTHVGAPRPESALLGNGLHGRIGHTPARNIKIVQEWQGGEFVMSVTGTMRETVVFGENLTLTRTVSTKLGERRFWIHDVVANEGFNDTKYMLLYHCNIGWPAVDAGSEMIAPSRFVAPRDAVAEDGKENWHKMDPPTHQYKEKCYYHDMVPAPDGSVTVAMANDGFARGEGFGVYVKYNKDELPRFVEWKQMGEQDYVIGFEPCNCGVEGRQVDEELGLLHTLKAGESKRVSLEFGVILSEKELKAIKTRSAKIKPQIVKSYKEFVKKP; this is encoded by the coding sequence ATGATAGAACTCTATGGCAAGAAATACCGGGTGGCCGATTTGCGCCGCCGTGTCGGCAACATGGATCAAATCGCGGGCATCCGCACGGTACAACTGGACGACGGCAATGAACGCCCGGCGCGCGCCGCCATCCTGCATACCGGCACGGGGCTTGAATTGACGGTCCTGCTCGACCGCTGCCTGGATATTTCCGCCGCCTCGCACAACCAACGCGCCATGGGGTGGCGATCGGCCACGGGCGACGTTGCGCCACAGTATTTCGAGGCGGAAGGGCTTCGGTGGCTCCGAAGTTATTTCGGCGGACTGGTCACCACCTGCGGCCTGACGCATGTCGGCGCGCCGCGTCCGGAAAGCGCGCTGCTCGGCAACGGCCTCCATGGCCGCATCGGCCACACCCCCGCGCGAAACATCAAAATCGTCCAGGAGTGGCAGGGCGGCGAGTTCGTCATGAGCGTCACGGGCACGATGCGCGAAACGGTGGTCTTCGGCGAAAACCTGACGCTGACCCGCACCGTTTCGACGAAACTCGGCGAACGCCGGTTCTGGATTCACGATGTCGTCGCGAACGAGGGGTTCAACGACACGAAATACATGCTGCTGTACCATTGCAACATCGGCTGGCCGGCGGTGGACGCCGGCTCCGAAATGATCGCGCCGAGCCGTTTTGTCGCGCCGCGCGACGCCGTGGCCGAAGACGGCAAGGAAAACTGGCACAAGATGGACCCGCCGACCCATCAATACAAGGAAAAGTGCTACTATCACGACATGGTTCCCGCTCCGGACGGCAGCGTCACCGTCGCCATGGCGAACGACGGGTTCGCGCGCGGGGAGGGTTTCGGCGTTTATGTGAAATACAACAAGGACGAGTTGCCCCGCTTCGTCGAGTGGAAGCAGATGGGCGAACAGGACTACGTGATTGGATTCGAGCCGTGCAACTGCGGCGTGGAAGGCCGCCAGGTGGACGAGGAACTGGGCCTGCTTCACACCCTGAAAGCCGGGGAAAGCAAGCGGGTCTCGCTTGAATTTGGCGTGATTTTGTCGGAAAAAGAACTGAAGGCGATCAAGACGCGAAGCGCCAAAATCAAACCACAAATCGTCAAAAGCTACAAGGAATTCGTGAAAAAGCCGTAG
- a CDS encoding AarF/ABC1/UbiB kinase family protein produces MLALGKRVGNVVRLAEVVQVLIKHGFANVVHRAQLHEGIPARLLRGMHILETPSGEPETQGKRLCAALMELGPTFVKFGQILSTRPDLVGNAVSESLQDLQDRVIAAPFDAIEQVIVDELGKQPSSLFARFERTPVAAASLSQVHRAALKDGTAVAVKVQRPGIERVIESDLSLMRRIAEWVAAHVEEIAWTDPVGVVDEFARSITRELDFTIEGRVIERFRANFAGTDEIFVPRVYEDLSARRVLTMEWVDGVRIDALESYPERHCTPKAVANICCEMLCRQVFDHHLFHADPHPGNIFVTHDNQIAFLDYGMAGHVEHTDGIAFAELLLAIFREDADACINAMLPLTMTGECENRARLHHEIADFLAFEARAVVSGGNVGEGIKRMVDILRNNRLQLAPRFSLLLKALATVESVGHLLDPKMDMVPVIQPHVERLVAQRYSPARMMRDAESGLTAMIRLSRELPADLKELIGLLRKGHFRAQIRHEGVEPIAGALDRGSNRIAFGLITAALIVGSSLLIRMGAGVSHLGLAGYLGAGILGIALLVSILRSKNY; encoded by the coding sequence GTGCTGGCATTGGGCAAGCGCGTCGGCAATGTGGTTCGCCTGGCGGAAGTCGTGCAGGTGTTGATCAAGCACGGTTTCGCCAACGTGGTCCACCGCGCTCAACTCCACGAGGGGATTCCCGCGCGGCTGTTGCGCGGTATGCATATTCTCGAAACACCTTCGGGCGAACCGGAAACCCAGGGCAAGCGCCTGTGCGCGGCGCTGATGGAACTCGGGCCGACGTTCGTGAAATTCGGGCAAATCCTCAGCACGCGGCCCGATCTGGTCGGCAACGCCGTCAGCGAATCGTTGCAGGACTTGCAGGACCGCGTGATAGCCGCGCCGTTCGACGCCATCGAGCAGGTGATTGTGGACGAGTTGGGCAAGCAGCCCTCCTCGCTGTTTGCCCGCTTCGAGCGGACGCCGGTGGCGGCGGCCTCGCTGAGCCAGGTGCACCGGGCGGCTCTCAAGGATGGAACGGCTGTCGCTGTGAAAGTCCAGCGGCCGGGCATCGAGCGCGTCATCGAGTCCGATCTGAGTCTCATGCGTCGCATCGCGGAATGGGTGGCGGCCCATGTCGAGGAAATCGCCTGGACGGATCCCGTGGGTGTCGTGGACGAATTCGCGCGTTCGATCACGCGGGAACTTGATTTCACCATCGAAGGCCGGGTCATCGAGCGATTCCGCGCCAATTTCGCGGGAACCGACGAGATCTTCGTGCCGCGCGTATACGAGGACTTGTCGGCGCGGCGCGTGCTGACAATGGAATGGGTGGACGGGGTGCGGATAGACGCCCTTGAATCCTACCCCGAACGCCATTGCACGCCCAAGGCCGTCGCCAACATTTGCTGCGAAATGTTGTGCCGGCAGGTGTTCGATCATCATCTGTTCCATGCCGATCCGCATCCCGGCAACATTTTCGTGACCCACGACAATCAAATCGCGTTTCTCGATTACGGCATGGCCGGGCACGTCGAACATACCGACGGGATCGCGTTCGCGGAACTCCTGCTGGCCATTTTCCGGGAAGACGCCGACGCCTGCATCAACGCGATGCTGCCGTTGACGATGACCGGCGAATGCGAGAACCGCGCACGGCTTCACCACGAGATCGCCGACTTTCTCGCCTTCGAGGCGCGGGCGGTCGTCAGCGGTGGAAACGTCGGCGAGGGCATCAAGCGGATGGTGGACATCCTTCGCAACAACCGGCTTCAGTTGGCGCCGCGTTTCTCGTTGCTGCTGAAAGCGCTGGCCACCGTCGAATCGGTCGGCCACCTCCTCGATCCCAAAATGGACATGGTGCCCGTGATCCAGCCGCACGTCGAACGGCTCGTCGCGCAGCGCTATTCGCCCGCCCGCATGATGCGCGACGCGGAAAGCGGTCTCACCGCCATGATCCGCCTTTCGCGGGAACTGCCGGCCGACCTGAAAGAGTTGATCGGGCTTTTGCGCAAGGGACACTTTCGCGCACAGATCCGCCATGAGGGGGTCGAGCCCATCGCGGGCGCGCTGGATCGCGGCAGCAACCGCATCGCGTTCGGCCTCATTACGGCCGCCCTCATCGTGGGATCGAGTTTGCTGATACGCATGGGCGCCGGCGTCAGCCATCTCGGACTGGCGGGCTATCTTGGGGCGGGAATCCTTGGGATTGCCCTGCTCGTTTCCATTCTCCGATCGAAAAACTATTGA
- a CDS encoding FadR/GntR family transcriptional regulator has protein sequence MSPKRFGKCPRNSLAPLTRARELAGQLTRSILEGTYPSGSRLPTERELAESFSATRTTVREALKRLEALGLVRILQGSGIYVEDFQLTSGIELFDVLLANEDGSVNLRFLRDVLEFRGHMVRIIVRLAAVRRTPEELAAIREMVHKRRQRPDDLERIDELNLDLFRAIAEAAHNQVYRLVFNTMGRIYVKLRGLYDTPLLGFDQTQVLFERLLDAFEHQDDAMAELLIIRYMDALRKTLGFEEKTTGILELGASGEAAWRANLPETLKERL, from the coding sequence GTGTCTCCCAAGAGGTTTGGCAAGTGCCCAAGGAATTCCCTGGCGCCGCTGACACGCGCGCGCGAACTGGCCGGACAACTGACGCGCAGCATCCTTGAGGGGACGTATCCAAGCGGTTCGCGCCTGCCCACGGAACGCGAATTGGCCGAGTCGTTCAGTGCGACACGCACGACCGTGCGCGAGGCGCTGAAACGGCTCGAGGCGCTGGGGTTGGTGCGGATTCTGCAGGGATCGGGCATCTATGTGGAAGATTTTCAACTGACCAGCGGCATCGAACTTTTCGATGTGCTGCTCGCGAACGAGGATGGATCGGTCAATTTGAGATTTCTGCGCGATGTGCTCGAATTCCGGGGGCATATGGTGCGGATTATCGTGCGGCTTGCCGCGGTCCGAAGGACCCCGGAAGAACTCGCCGCCATCCGTGAAATGGTACACAAACGGCGACAACGCCCCGACGATCTCGAACGGATTGACGAACTGAACCTCGACCTGTTCCGCGCCATCGCCGAAGCCGCGCACAACCAGGTCTATCGCCTTGTTTTCAACACAATGGGCCGGATTTACGTAAAACTGCGCGGCCTTTACGACACGCCGCTGCTGGGATTTGACCAGACGCAGGTTCTTTTCGAACGGCTCTTGGACGCATTCGAACACCAAGACGACGCCATGGCCGAATTGCTCATTATTCGCTATATGGACGCGCTTCGGAAAACGCTTGGTTTCGAAGAGAAAACCACCGGCATCCTTGAATTGGGCGCATCCGGGGAAGCGGCATGGCGCGCGAACCTTCCGGAAACCCTGAAAGAAAGGTTGTAG
- a CDS encoding RNA-binding protein, with protein sequence MNIYVGNIAHQTTDAELRQAFEAYGQVQSATVVKDKFTGESRGFGFVEMPEQAEAQAAISGLNGTELGGRKLNVNEARPREDRGSGGSRGGGPRRGGGGYGGGGSRGGSRGGGGYGGGGGFGGGGSRGGGRRY encoded by the coding sequence ATGAACATTTACGTGGGCAATATCGCGCACCAAACCACCGATGCGGAGCTTCGACAGGCATTCGAAGCCTATGGGCAGGTTCAGTCCGCCACGGTCGTCAAGGATAAGTTTACGGGTGAATCCCGCGGTTTTGGGTTCGTGGAAATGCCCGAACAGGCCGAGGCACAGGCGGCCATATCCGGTCTCAATGGCACTGAACTGGGTGGGCGCAAGCTCAACGTTAACGAGGCGCGTCCGCGCGAGGATCGTGGTTCAGGCGGTTCGCGCGGCGGCGGGCCCCGTCGCGGCGGCGGTGGTTATGGCGGTGGCGGTTCACGCGGGGGTTCGCGCGGCGGCGGTGGTTATGGCGGAGGCGGCGGATTTGGCGGCGGCGGTTCACGCGGCGGCGGACGCCGTTACTAA
- a CDS encoding TIGR04133 family radical SAM/SPASM protein: MSDRRIPWRTRLALRTFRRYRHAQAALHELTYLFWECTLRCNLNCLHCGSDCTREAAASDMPLGDFLRVLDDIRARHNPAKIAVVLTGGEPLLRPDLETAGRAFRERGFPWGMVSNGYGLNEDRFQRLIESGLGSLTISLDGLEHAHNWLRGRPDSFARAVEAIRRAAAVPGLAFDVVTCVNQRNFDSLGDVEALLIGLGVKRWRLFTIFPKGRARGDAAFDLSPGQFRSLLDYIEAARKAGRILASYGCEGFLGSYEGRVRNGLFWCRAGINIGSVLADGSISACPSLRDDYVQGNIYRDRFLDCWEDRFQVMRNRSWTRTGTCAECDVFPWCEGNGLHLRDAQSGRLLRCHYHWLTDAPQKVLAHSSDPESE; encoded by the coding sequence ATGAGTGATCGGCGCATCCCATGGCGGACACGTCTGGCGTTGCGCACGTTCCGGCGATACCGGCACGCACAGGCCGCTTTGCATGAATTGACCTACCTGTTTTGGGAATGCACCCTCCGGTGCAACCTGAATTGTCTTCATTGTGGAAGCGATTGTACCCGCGAGGCCGCGGCGTCCGACATGCCGCTCGGCGATTTTCTGCGGGTGCTCGACGATATCCGCGCCCGGCACAATCCCGCGAAAATAGCCGTCGTCCTTACGGGCGGCGAACCGTTGTTGCGGCCGGATCTTGAAACGGCGGGCCGTGCGTTCCGTGAACGCGGATTTCCATGGGGTATGGTGTCGAACGGCTACGGGCTGAATGAGGACCGTTTTCAACGTCTGATCGAAAGCGGACTGGGCAGCCTGACGATCAGCCTCGACGGATTGGAGCACGCGCACAACTGGCTGCGGGGGCGGCCGGATTCCTTTGCGCGCGCCGTGGAGGCCATTCGGCGGGCGGCCGCCGTGCCCGGCCTTGCGTTTGATGTGGTCACTTGCGTGAACCAGCGTAATTTCGATTCGCTTGGGGATGTGGAGGCGCTGTTGATCGGGCTGGGGGTGAAGCGGTGGCGCCTGTTCACGATTTTCCCGAAAGGTCGCGCGCGGGGTGACGCGGCCTTCGACCTGTCGCCAGGACAATTCCGTTCCCTGCTCGATTATATCGAAGCCGCGCGAAAGGCCGGACGCATTTTAGCCAGTTATGGCTGCGAGGGCTTTCTGGGATCATACGAGGGGCGGGTGCGCAACGGTCTGTTCTGGTGCCGCGCCGGCATCAATATCGGGTCCGTGCTGGCCGATGGATCCATCTCGGCGTGTCCGAGCCTCCGCGACGATTACGTTCAGGGCAATATCTACCGGGATCGTTTTCTGGACTGCTGGGAAGACCGGTTTCAGGTCATGCGCAACCGATCATGGACGCGGACCGGAACATGCGCCGAATGCGATGTGTTTCCGTGGTGCGAAGGAAACGGACTGCATCTTCGCGATGCCCAGTCGGGGCGTCTGTTGCGCTGCCACTATCACTGGCTGACGGATGCGCCGCAAAAAGTCCTTGCGCATAGTTCAGATCCGGAATCCGAATAA
- a CDS encoding prepilin-type N-terminal cleavage/methylation domain-containing protein, translated as MNRKGFTLIELLVVIAIIGILAAILLPALARARESARRSSCQNNLKQWGIIYKMYANESGANKFPTVQAGIFPSYPDRVIDTMYFDLGPNSFAMYPEYLTDPKITFCPSDSNYGTLMKNIIGDDGNICFGMARSPDKCSSAIDGSYTYIGWVFDQVGYKEPGSDMTLIVTFMNSIGQGSVSTAPPGNGLDQLVAGLNALFQPELVAAVLNKDGAKVAQYIDGDIKVAEGLGNGGGTTIYRLREGVERFLVTDINNPAATAQAQSALPIMFDHIATSTSMFNHIPGGSNVLYLDGHVAFVRYDQKGNDICNEQVANALTALSAAL; from the coding sequence ATGAACAGAAAAGGATTTACACTTATCGAGTTGCTGGTGGTCATTGCCATCATCGGTATTCTGGCGGCCATTCTGCTGCCGGCCCTTGCGCGCGCGCGCGAATCGGCCCGCCGGTCGAGCTGTCAGAATAATCTGAAACAGTGGGGCATCATCTACAAGATGTACGCCAACGAGTCGGGCGCCAACAAGTTTCCGACAGTGCAGGCAGGGATCTTTCCCAGTTATCCGGACAGGGTCATAGACACCATGTATTTCGATCTGGGGCCGAATTCCTTCGCAATGTATCCGGAATATCTGACAGATCCGAAGATCACGTTCTGCCCGTCGGATTCTAACTACGGTACCCTGATGAAGAACATCATCGGCGACGACGGCAACATCTGTTTCGGCATGGCCCGATCGCCGGATAAATGTTCGAGCGCCATTGACGGCAGTTACACATACATCGGCTGGGTTTTCGACCAAGTGGGGTACAAGGAACCCGGATCCGACATGACCCTGATCGTCACGTTCATGAACAGTATCGGCCAAGGGAGTGTTTCAACAGCGCCCCCCGGCAATGGACTGGATCAATTGGTGGCCGGATTGAATGCCCTCTTCCAGCCTGAACTCGTTGCCGCCGTGCTCAACAAGGACGGCGCAAAAGTGGCCCAGTACATTGACGGCGATATCAAAGTAGCCGAAGGACTGGGCAATGGCGGCGGCACGACCATCTACCGCCTGCGTGAAGGCGTCGAACGTTTCCTTGTCACGGATATCAACAATCCGGCGGCAACGGCCCAGGCCCAAAGCGCCCTGCCCATCATGTTCGACCATATCGCTACCTCCACGAGCATGTTCAACCACATACCGGGCGGTTCCAATGTCTTGTATCTCGACGGACACGTGGCGTTTGTGCGCTATGACCAGAAAGGCAACGATATTTGCAACGAGCAAGTGGCCAATGCCTTGACGGCCCTCTCAGCGGCGTTGTAA